A window of Gossypium raimondii isolate GPD5lz chromosome 7, ASM2569854v1, whole genome shotgun sequence genomic DNA:
TAAATGTTGTTAATCTCATGTGTAATTTTAAAGTgacattttgatgtttgcattaGGCTATGAAACGGTATAATTAGATTAATAGTGAATGGtaatattagtataaattttgaggttaattttgctagcactacaccaaaacaggcttttagcggcgcttctcaaAGCGccggaaaaagcgccgctaaagaacggtcactaactttagcggcgctttttccacaaacgccgctaaagacaaagacttttagcggcgctactcccacaaacgccgttaaagaccaagacctttagcggcgctatttccacaaacgccgctatagaccatgacctttagcggcgcttttatcacaaacgccgctataaaccatgacctttagcggcgctttttcccacaaacgccgctaaagaacaaacctttagcggcgcttctagcaaaaacgccgctaaaaacataatctttaaaaaaaattattttaatcaaataatatttatttttatgataaatgttatattatgttttatttttaaaatttaaactttaaatatactttttaaggataaataaaatattatttaaattaaattttctatgaaaattttaactttaaaactaaatataaaaattaatgaatttagttttagaatttagggctgtaaattaataacacaattaaaatccaaaagttaaaactcaagttgtcgtaaatattaaagtaaaaataaaaatttagaatcaaaactaaaataaacaatgGAAAGATAGCTCAAATGTAGGTTTTTGATGCAAGTTACACAGACAAtaacgaaaaataaaacacccatacataaaatttatcaaactagTTAAGAAATACATGGTGCAGCCATGCAGTATAAATACAATAGAATCATagggtaattttgcataaatatctTCAGAGTACCAAGAACAATttgtcacaaaattataaaacatgataataaaaaaaagaacaggTAGCAGACAAGCTATTTGttactttttgttttgcttcCAAGGCTTCCTCAGCTGCCTTCATCTTAACACCATGGAGTGACAGTAATTAACACTAGAGATCAACTGCTGAAAAAAATATCTAGCCTGAAGAAATACAAGTAagcactaaaataaattttgtttccaaaaaaaaaaagtgggaatgaaaagaacaaaaatagaaatagaaaaaggacCTCATCTTCACTGAATCTACCAGCACTGCAAATTCGATCAAAGAGCTCACCACCCACCAGCATACTCTATCACAATTACTAAATTGGTAGGCATCAAAACCACCTACAGTATTCATATCCCATCAAAAATAGAAACatcctaaattttttaaaagggaaaTGAAGCAAGAGACGATACTTGCCTCCTTGAACCGGATTATATTAGGGTGTCTAAGAGATCTGTGATTGATAATCTCTCTTGCCACATTCTCATCTATCTGCAAACAAACACAGCTAAGCTAAACTTTCAATCAACCGGTTTGGCATTCAAAAGAAAGAGACAGAAAGAAGAACGTGATTCGAAGTGATGAAGTAATGAACAGGATTAATAATACCCAAAAAAAATGCAAGAACAAGTGAGAGAGATAATAGACATtaaagaaacaaaccttgtgACCTCTCTCAATATATTTCATAGCAACAAGCTCCTTGGTACCCTTGTGTCTGAGAAGTCGAGCAACCCCAAAATTGCCGGCTCTCAAATCTTTGACCACCTCATATTTCTCCATTTTACATCAAtaactactactactactactactagtAGAACGATATTGCTTCCATTTTTGTCATTACATATTAGAGAAAGTCACTTAGAAATACATTAGCATATATCTAattgaaaaattgtaaaaaatctaCTGTTGCAAATAcaagtaattaaaacaaaatcatattcATAAGATTTTAAAGAAATCATAGGCATACCAACTCCAAAAGGTCTCATATAAGCATGTTGAGTGTAAACCTGTGATTTGTCAGCAATCTTACATCAATAAAGCACGTTACTACAAATAAGTTACTACAAATAAGTTGTACGATCATCGAGATGCACAAAAATCCGtatatcaaagaaaaattaatgaatttgataGTAACGTGAAATGCTGTCAGTTATTGATTTTAGAACCAACATTATATTCACaaactaacaaaaataaagTGCATTGCCTCCAATATGAGAAGTGAGCAGTAATGAATCGGGTTATACatttttgtccaatttttaCTGGAACACATACAAAGGCATAAACTTGCACCTTGGTCTGTCTTGGGCCCTTTGCGGTTGTAGTTCCACCCTCCTTTGTCTTTCTGGTGATCGTTGAACAATCTCCCCATTAACAAACAATTCAGCTGCAAAATAATAATTGCAATTGTCAAATATCAAATACTATCCGTCTATGAGATTATAGAATATGCAAAggcaatttttttatgtatcttCTCCGATAACTCTATAACTCCGTAAATAAAAAGCACAAAACAAGAGTACCGAGAGGACTTTGATGTGAGTCCATTAGCAGGCTAACTCAAGGCTAGTAACTTAGCAAAGATAGACTGAGCAAATGGTTTTACAAGCATTAGAATATAGACAATTTCTGTTTTTAAATTCCCAATGAACAATATTGGCTTCCATTGACATAACATGCAGTTATCGACAGAAATAAAGGATAAGATAATTAAGGTAAATGCTCGGTTATTGTTTCAAAAGAAGATGCCATAAGCTATgtgcaaaaacaaaataatgtaTCATCTCTATGAATCCGAACTCCATGTAGGATGAGATCAGAAAGTCATGAAAGATGCATTCAATTTAAGTCCATTAGCATTCAAAACTAAACATTGTCTATAAGACGTTTTAGCTTTGCCAAGATGGACTAAATGCATAGCTAAAATACTCAAACATTGTCTATAATGTCTTCTCTAGTTCTCCCTACTGGTTGAGTCCATGTTGTAAAAATGGAAGCACAAAGTTAAAACAAGAGTTATCAGGGTATAAACAAGGCATATAATTAAAGCAAATAAatcgaaatcaaaattaaaattaaaacaagaatATGAAATTAGAGACCTGATAGTGTCGTTATCAGGGTTGTGACTAATAACAATGGCATAATCACCAGAAGCTCGAGCGAAAACCCCACGATCACCAACGTGGTGTTCGACGTTGCAAACGACAGCTCCTTCGGGGATAGATCTAAGAGGCAACACGTTTCCGACCATAAGGGTGGCCTTCTTACCACAGTACACGAACTGTCCGGTGTACATACCCTCAGCGGCGACGAACAGATCCTTCATTCTGCTTCTTGTAACGGAATGGGTGACGGAACATGACGCGAGCTAAGGGCGCACCGCGGCCTGGGTCATGGATAACATCGGTGACGACGCCTTTGAGGTAGTCGTTTTGTTCACCTAAGTCGAGGCTGCAAAAATGGGCAGGACCAACGGAGATGCAGAGGGCTGTCGATTTGGGGAAATTGGGGGcaaaaaataaaggagaaatggtttgggaaaaataaaatggggaaaaaagaagaaagatttCAGGTGggatttcatttgaaattttgggaaaaagaagGGGGGAAAGAAGAAGGGATTTTATGCACCATTTTTAAAAGCGAAATTCTTTTGTGGCGttacaaaaaatgccgctattgcttaagggaaaaaagaaaggattttataaaaacggcgccatttttaaaagtgaattttttaaaaaattaataaaaaaatcaagtacacttaaaataaatattatatattttaataagaaaataaatgataaaatggttgtaaataattattaagttagaattatctaaattaaataattacctatatatccatatcattttatctcattttatttttatattttttcttataatttggtcctatccaaattaaataattacctatatatccatatcaaatatatcaaatggtttagattaaatattttaaatataaaagtattaattgattgtataaaattgtatcatttaacaaatctcaaataaaccataaaccctaaattagccattcaatatacataaagtctatctattatatatcttttaaataatataaactatacttataattttaatatattaaatttattattatctcttttacaattatataagaacatatttaatataaaattaaaaaactaattaatttaaaccctaaaccctaactcgacccttaaatccctaaattctaaaccctaaatcactaactcttaacccttaaaccttagatcccaacccttaaaccataatccctaaatccatatataattatttgatcacGGTCGGGGCAAGGCAAAACACGCAAAAAACTGaactagataaaaaaaattgaaccaaGCACTAAAAATACTGAACCGGGATGGGATAAGATGGGGATATCCTTGGCCAGATATAGCTTATAtcgattttgaagaaccaaatcttcacacgattttgaagaaccaaattaatattatctatttttcaattatataagaaattaattaatatataaattagaaaacactagttaatctaaatcctaaaccataaacttaaaccctaaaaccataaacccttaacacataacctctaaaccttaaaccccagcctttaaaccataaaccataacccctaaacccataatccacaAACCTTAAAATGGTAACACCTAAACCTTAACTCTAAACTagagtgataattaattcaatattttaaaattaatattatctcttttacgattatataagaaattatttaatatataaattaaaaaattagtattgtatccaaaaaactttaaaataattttaaataatagtattttaattttttccatttttaaaaaatattttaaattattttaaacccctgagcattagcgacgctttttaaaaaacgccgctaaaaatagagCATTCGCGGCGCTTaatcaaaaacgccgctaaaagccctgagcattagtggcgctttcccaaaaacgccgctaaagccctgagcattagcggcgctttcccaaaaacgccgctaaagccctgagcattagcggcgcttccccaaaaacaccgctaaagccctgagcattagcggcgcttacccAAAAACGCacctaaagccctgagcattagcggcgctttcccaaaagccgctaaagccctgagcattagcagcgctttcccaaaaacgccgctaaagccccgaaagctcagaaaacggtgtcgtcaggcttaggttttttgcggcgctttctggaaaacgccactaatgcttgtttttagcagcgtttttcataaagcgccactaatactcgatctttagcggcattttctaaaaagcgccgctaatgctcgatctttagcggcgttttttatccaaacgccgctaaaaatgccgctaaaagcctgttttggtgtagtgtagccgaatagaaataaaaatgggagtAAGGATGTGCAACAAATGGAAAGAAAAACAACAGCTTCTTTTGGTGTTTCTAAGGGGAGGCAACACCACAAAAGTTGGCAGCAAAGGGGGCTGTTTTGTGCGACAATAAGGATGTTAAATGGACAGAAAATGGGGCAATTTTggtgataaaaaaaaacaaccaaagAAGATGGAAAAATGCTGGAAAACGATAGCAAatagaagaaataaataattgcaAAATGAAGACTTTTTGGGCAGCAGCACAAGAGAAAAACCAGCAACAAAAGGGGCTACAATAATGTTGTAACGGTAGTAAAAGATTCAACCAAGAAAGGTGTAAAAATGACAGCAAACAAACagaataaaacaataaaaatggagGAGATATGGACGGCACAACAATGGAGAAAACTAGGTTGTAGGGGCGGCACAAGTGAGAAAGTGTAGAGAAAAATTGAGAGATGAGAGGAAGAGGGAAAGAGGGATGgcaaaaagaatagaaaagaggaaaaaaaaaaaagaaagaaggaaaagataaaaaatatttttttttattgtttgaattggacTGAAATCTGATAGCTAACTAAGGATATGGACGACATtggcttaaataaaaataataaataaaatataaacaaaggGAATCAAATTTGAGTCTCAAGGTCTATTTACACTACTTCTTAACCATTAGGTTAGATACTCAATTTTTTCATAATCGctcaaacataacttaaaaGTTAGAGCAAGAAAATTTCAAGTTCAttaactcaatttcttttaaccTATTTTTTGGATGTAACAAATAGGACatttgactaaattttaacAAGTAAATAACATAATTGGACTAAGACAAATTTGTTCAAATTGGTCAAAAATAGATTAGGTGAAAATAAAGCATAATTAAGCCTAATGACGTTCAAATGGGCTCAAATTGGGCCGAAACTCTACGGAGGTTGATATGGATTGTTGGAGCTTGTTTTCTTCAAGTTTTTAACTTTGATGATCGTCCAAGCAAATCCCACATTAAGAAATCCATTATTGATCCAAGATTTTCAagaattgaaatattaattttcttgaaaCTTAAAATATTGAATCTATCCATTTTAAAgcgagatttatttatttttattttcaaaattttgataatctttCTCAACTCTAAAGATGTGCGGATCCCATCCAAAGTTAGGCCTCAAGTTTACTTCTTGAACTAAAAATGTGGCAGGTGCTCGTATCAGTCATAGTTAAGTGCAATGGAttgagattattattattttcttacgaaaaatattaaatgaccCTGTATATTGTTTGAGTTTATGTTGAAGTGATGGTTTGATATCCCCTTAGTTTTACATCAATCCGAGGTTTGATATTTTTCAGCAAAGAACTATACACTTTGGATGGAACCTCCATGCTAATTCGTCTAACATCTtccactttaattttttttataacatccaaatttaaattttattcacaaATAAACCATtccaatttaaatattttacaaaaaaaaatgtcgGATGTCATTACCTTAATTTTAATAAGCTCCAAAAATTTGGCCATACATTAATTATACCATAAAAtgtattatgaaattaattaaaaattcactatattgaaataaaaacaccctaaatttgattaattgtagGGGCCGTTTATGATATTATGCCaattatatatcaaaaaaatgagtttaaaaaaaaaataaaaaaaattctccaCCCCCTCTCAACTCACTTCCTACATCCCGCCGCTAAACGGACCTCTCCCTCGCTTCTTCCTCCTCCTGTTCCTTGACTTGCCTTGCCTTCAAGTTCCCGTCAGACCAGGAAACTTAAAAACTGGTAAttttttgaaaccctaaactaaCTTGAAGATTGATTCCTACTCGATTCCTgagattttaataattaattcccGTCATCTGCGTCGCTCtgctatattttattttcaggtTTCGATCCTCCTGCTTGTTACTCTTTTCCATCCATCTATACTCTGTCTGTTTGCTTTGTCGAGAAGAagagtattttttaaaaataaattcctaTTCGGTTAAGCGGAAATAGCGGACTGTTATCTCCGCTGTTTAAACCCTGTTGACAACTTAAACCCTTTTTCCACGTTATTTTCTAATGGAATTCAATTATGGCCATTTCAATTGCAGCCTTGTTCCCATAGCTGTTTTTATACAGCTCTATTAAACAACTTTACTACCTTAGTAGTATTATAAAATGGAGATAGGACTTGAATTGGATGAATTGGAGATAACTGCCTTACTTTTCTTTTCCAGGTTTTCATGAACTTGTATTTGGgtggaaaaatggaaaattctTGCCCACATGTAGAGTTGAAGAACGGACAAGATGCATTGAGGTATGTGAACTGTTTAATTTGCTCTGTTTATTTTCTGCCAAGTTATAGAAAACGAGTGTTTTTTGATTTCATAGTATTGGCATAGACATTAACAGAATGCTGTTTGCATACATATGTAGTTTGGAATCTAGTGACAGCAATGCTTTAATCTTGCCTACAAAAAGAAGCAAGAAAAGGAGAGGGAAGGATCAGGTATAAATAGTAGCAGTGATGGCAATGCTTGAAAGGGTTTATCTTACCCTTGGTAGTGGTGTAGTTTGGATGCCAATGATAGCACTGCTTTAATCTTgcccttgatttttttttatcatataaagTATGAAGTCGTGGTTAAATGCTTGTGTCTACAGGAACTTCAAAGGGTTAAAGGGAAACAAAACCCCAAACTGAGTAAATCTCAGATAAGAAAGTTGAAGAAGATAGAGGTTCTTGCCCTACCTTGATGATTCATACCAACTTGCTTTGCTTCATTTGTTGAGTTAGGCGGATGACTTCTTATTTGTTGGTGCaggaagagaaagagaaagaactTTTTCTAGCAAAGAGCATTGAGGCATTGGAGtacttttcctttcccttttaaataatttatcctACTTTGTCTTTTGTTGGAAACGTTGTTGAATGTTTGACAAGTGCTACAACACTTAACATTTTCAGGAAATACAAGATTCCAGAAGATGTATATTCCTTGCTTCAGTCCTCGAAAACTATCGGTCAGGTTTGTATCTTTGAGTCTACCAATTTTAATAATAGGAAATAGTTATTATGCTTAACATGAACTTGCTTTAATAGGCTGAAACAACACGGGAAAAACGGAGGACAGCTATTCAATTTTCTAAAGTAGGTTTAGAAGTTCCACGTAGTGCCAAATCTTCTAAAGTGAGAGATGGTGATCTTTCGTCTTCATCAGAACCTGAAATTGAGTTGGAGGAATTAAACTCGAGGAAGGATATTAGCCAAAATCAGATTGAGCAATCCATCAAAGTGGAAAAAGAAGTTGCAAAACATGCGGGTGACTCTTTGGCATCTTCTCAAAAGCTGGCTTTTTGTAAGGACCTATCTGCAAGCTGCAGTTATGTTGATACCTTACCAACTATGGAGGCTTTCTGCAAGAACAATGATGCACCTTTAGAAGAAGGCATGGAAACCTCTATTCCTAAGTTGC
This region includes:
- the LOC105794513 gene encoding LOW QUALITY PROTEIN: serine/threonine-protein kinase SRK2G (The sequence of the model RefSeq protein was modified relative to this genomic sequence to represent the inferred CDS: deleted 1 base in 1 codon) translates to MEKYEVVKDLRAGNFGVARLLRHKGTKELVAMKYIERGHKIDENVAREIINHRSLRHPNIIRFKEVVLMPTNLVIVIEYAVGGELFDRICSAGRFSEDEARYFFQQLISSVNYCHSMVLR